The Carnobacterium mobile DSM 4848 genome includes a window with the following:
- a CDS encoding GNAT family N-acetyltransferase, protein MKHIGTQPLETERLFLKMITLDDAEDMYHNWASDEEVTKHLTWKPHNSIEVTIASISSWQKELEQEDCYRWCIELKENQQVIGTIDVVQINNDIESAVIGYCMSKKYWNKGIMTEAFVAVKDFLFERVGFNRIEASHHTENPGSGKVMEKVGMSFEGIKREGAKDNEGNLCDIATYAMLKSDWENEYNQIERND, encoded by the coding sequence TTAGAAACAGAAAGATTATTCTTAAAAATGATCACGCTAGATGATGCAGAAGACATGTATCACAACTGGGCAAGTGATGAAGAAGTCACCAAACATTTAACATGGAAGCCGCATAACAGTATCGAGGTTACCATAGCTAGCATCTCAAGTTGGCAAAAAGAGCTGGAACAAGAAGATTGCTATCGCTGGTGTATAGAGTTAAAAGAAAACCAACAAGTCATCGGAACGATTGATGTGGTTCAGATAAACAACGATATTGAATCAGCTGTGATTGGGTATTGTATGTCTAAAAAGTATTGGAATAAAGGAATCATGACAGAAGCTTTTGTCGCTGTTAAAGACTTTTTGTTTGAACGTGTTGGATTTAATAGAATAGAAGCCAGTCACCATACTGAAAATCCTGGTTCGGGAAAGGTTATGGAAAAGGTTGGAATGAGTTTTGAAGGAATCAAAAGAGAGGGAGCAAAGGATAATGAAGGAAACCTTTGTGATATAGCAACGTACGCTATGCTTAAATCAGATTGGGAAAATGAGTACAATCAGATAGAGCGAAACGATTAA